The following are encoded together in the Anoplopoma fimbria isolate UVic2021 breed Golden Eagle Sablefish chromosome 13, Afim_UVic_2022, whole genome shotgun sequence genome:
- the gna14a gene encoding guanine nucleotide-binding protein subunit alpha-14, with protein sequence MAGCCVSAEDKENQRINEEIEKQLRRDKKDSRRELKLLLLGTGESGKSTFIKQMRIIHGGGYTDEDKKSYAKLVYQNIYTSMQSMTRAMEALSISFADPQNQSHANSVLEVEVDKVEEFDQSLAVAIRSLWDDAGIQECYDRRREYQLSDSTKYYLTDLDRISEPSYIPDLQDILRVRVPTTGIIEYPFDMENVIFRMVDVGGQRSERRKWIHCFENVTSIIFLVALSEYDQVLAECDNENRMEESKALFKTIITYPWFQRSSVILFLNKTDILKEKILHSHVATYFPEFTGPQQDPTAAQEFILKMYQEQNPDKDKTMYPHFTCATDTENIRFVFVAVKDTILRHNLKEFNLV encoded by the exons ATGGCTGGATGCTGTGTGTCGGCGGAGGACAAAGAGAACCAGAGGATCAACGAGGAGATCGAGAAGCAGCTGCGGAGAGACAAGAAGGACTCTCGCAGGgagctgaagctgctgctgttag GTACTGGAGAGAGTGGAAAGAGTACCTTTATCAAACAAATGAGGATTATCCATGGAGGAGGATACACAGATGAGGACAAGAAGAGCTACGCCAAACTGGTCTACCAGAACATCTACACCTCCATGCAGTCCATGACCCGAGCCATGGAGGCGCTTAGTATTTCTTTTGCTGATCCCCAGAACCAG AGCCATGCCAACTCAGttctggaggtggaggtggataAGGTGGAGGAGTTCGATCAAAGCCTTGCGGTGGCCATCCGGAGTCTGTGGGACGATGCAGGGATCCAGGAGTGCTACGACAGACGCAGAGAATACCAGCTGTCCGACTCCACCAAATA CTATCTCACCGACCTGGATCGAATTTCTGAACCCTCTTATATACCTGACCTGCAGGACATCCTCAGAGTCCGAGTGCCGACCACAGGAATCATCGAATACCCCTTTGACATGGAGAATGTCATCTTCAG GATGGTGGATGTGGGGGGCCAGaggtcagagaggaggaaatggatCCACTGCTTCGAGAACGTCACCTCCATCATCTTCCTGGTGGCGCTCAGCGAGTACGACCAGGTGCTGGCTGAGTGCGACAACGAG AACCGTATGGAGGAGAGCAAGGCTCTGTTCAAAACCATCATAACTTATCCGTGGTTCCAGCGTTCCTCTGTCATACTGTTCCTCAACAAGACCGACATCCTCAAGGAGAAGATCCTGCACTCTCATGTAGCCACCTACTTCCCTGAATTCAcag GACCTCAGCAGGATCCGACAGCTGCTCAAGAGTTCATCCTGAAAATGTACCAAGAACAAAACCCGGACAAAGACAAGACGATGTACCCTCACTTCACCTGCGCCACAGACACCGAAAACATCCGCTTCGTCTTCGTTGCCGTCAAAGACACCATCCTCAGACACAACCTGAAGGAGTTCAATCTGgtgtga
- the LOC129101647 gene encoding guanine nucleotide-binding protein G(q) subunit alpha, translated as MTLESIMACCLSEEAKEARRINDEIERQLRRDKRDARRELKLLLLGTGESGKSTFIKQMRIIHGTGYSDEDKRGFTKLVYQNIFTAIQSMIRASETLKVPYKYEHNKGNANIVKEVDVEKVSMFENPYVDAIKSLWNDPGIQECYDRRREYQLSDSTKYYMNQLDRIAEPAYLPTQQDVLRVRVPTTGIIEYPFDLQSVIFRMVDVGGQRSERRKWIHCFENVTSIMFLVALSEYDQVLVESDNENRMEESKALFRTIITYPWFQNSSVILFLNKKDLLEEKIMYSHLVDYFPEYDGPQRDAQAGREFILKMFVDLNPDSDKIIYSHFTCATDTENIRFVFAAVKDTILQLNLKEYNLV; from the exons ATGACCCTGGAATCCATAATGGCGTGTTGCCTCAGCGAGGAGGCGAAGGAAGCCCGGAGGATCAACGACGAGATCGAAAGGCAGCTCCGCCGGGACAAGAGGGACGCACGCCGGGAACTGAAACTGTTGCTTCTCG gcacTGGGGAAAGTGGGAAGAGCACATTCATCAAACAGATGAGGATTATCCACGGCACCGGTTACTCTGACGAGGACAAAAGGGGCTTCACCAAACTGGTCTATCAGAACATCTTCACAGCCATACAGTCCATGATCCGAGCCTCAGAGACGCTCAAGGTCCCCTACAAATATGAGCACAATAAG GGCAACGCAAACATCGTGAAAGAGGTGGACGTAGAAAAGGTCTCCATGTTTGAGAATCCTTATGTAGATGCAATCAAGAGCTTATGGAATGACCCGGGCATCCAGGAGTGCTACGATCGAAGGAGGGAATACCAACTCTCAGACTCCACTAAATA TTACATGAACCAGTTGGACCGGATCGCCGAGCCGGCCTACCTTCCCACCCAGCAGGATGTGTTGAGGGTTCGAGTCCCCACCACGGGCATCATTGAGTATCCGTTTGACCTGCAGAGTGTCATATTCAG GATGGTGGATgtcggaggtcagaggtcggagaggaggaagtggatcCACTGCTTTGAGAACGTCACATCCATCATGTTCCTGGTGGCGCTCAGCGAGTACGACCAGGTTTTGGTGGAATCGGACAATGAG aaCCGGATGGAGGAAAGCAAAGCTCTGTTCAGGACAATTATCACGTACCCCTGGTTCCAAAACTCCTCAGTGATTCTCTTCCTCAACAAGAAGGACCTGTTGGAGGAGAAGATCATGTACTCTCATCTGGTGGACTACTTCCCAGAGTATGATG GCCCCCAGCGGGACGCCCAAGCAGGCCGAGAGTTTATCCTTAAGATGTTTGTGGACCTGAATCCAGACAGCGATAAGATCATCTACTCTCACTTCACCTGTGCCACTGACACGGAGAACATCCGTTTCGTCTTTGCCGCCGTCAAAGACACCATCCTGCAGCTCAACCTAAAGGAGTACAACCTGGTGTAG